Proteins from a single region of Tachysurus vachellii isolate PV-2020 chromosome 15, HZAU_Pvac_v1, whole genome shotgun sequence:
- the ptgs2a gene encoding prostaglandin G/H synthase 2a → MNNKVICLFLLGSLIFCCGGGVTVDPCCSQPCQNQGVCVSKGFDAYECDCTRTGYYGENCTKPELSTWIKSILKPSPSTVHNLLTHYKWIWDIINNVSFLRNTLMRYVLTSRSNLVESPPTYNADYGYKSWEAYSNLSYYTRTLPPLPKHCPSTGSVALPDPKEVVEKVLLRQKFIPDPQGTSLMFAFFAQHFTHQFFKSDFKKGPAFTKALGHGVDLSHIYGGNLDRQHKLRLFKDGKLKYQVLGGEVYPPLVKDIQVEMHYPPHIQEEFKFAVGHEAFGLVPGLMMYATIWLREHNRVCDILKQEHPDWDDERLFQTTRLILIGETIKIVIEDYVQHLSGYHLKLKFDPELLFNERFQYQNRIASEFSTLYHWHPLMPDTFHIQNQVYTHPQFLFNNSIVAHHGISNLVESFSKQQAGRISGGRNLPAVVQKMATNVLEHSREMRYQSFNAYRKRFNMQPYRSFEELTGDKELAADLRNLYGDVDSLELYTGLLVEKTRHNAVFGETMVEMGAPYSLKGLLGNPICSPEYWKPSTFGGKVGFEIVNTASLRKLVCLNLQGPCPFVSFKVPDDKVYNLANINLNSTPGEGDINPTVLLKERTSEL, encoded by the exons ATGAATAACAAGGTTATTTGCCTGTTCTTGCTTGGAAGCTTGATCTTTTGCTGTGGTGGAG GTGTTACAGTGGATCCCTGCTGCTCACAACCCTGCCAGAACCAGGGTGTATGTGTATCTAAAGGCTTCGACGCCTATGAGTGTGACTGCACCCGGACTGGATACTACGGAGAAAACTGCACCAAAC CGGAACTTTCCACATGGATCAAGTCCATTCTGAAGCCAAGCCCAAGCACAGTACACAACTTGCTGACACACTATAAATGGATATGGGACATCATTAATAATGTCTCGTTTCTGAGGAACACTTTGATGCGCTATGTTCTCACAT CAAGGTCAAATTTGGTGGAAAGTCCACCAACTTACAATGCTGATTATGGCTACAAAAGCTGGGAGGCATACTCCAACTTGTCCTACTACACTCGTACACTGCCCCCATTACCCAAACACTGTCCATCAACGGGCTCTGTGGCTCTTCCTGATCCCAAGGAGGTGGTGGAAAAAGTCCTCCTGAGACAGAAGTTCATTCCTGACCCACAGGGTACGAGCCTGATGTTTGCATTCTTCGCCCAGCATTTCACCCACCAGTTTTTCAAGTCTGACTTTAAGAAAGGACCAGCCTTTACTAAAGCCCTGGGCCATGGA gTGGATTTAAGTCACATCTATGGAGGCAACCTGGACAGACAGCACAAACTGAGACTTTTCAAAGATGGAAAGCTGAAATATCAG GTGTTGGGTGGTGAGGTGTACCCTCCTCTTGTTAAAGACATTCAGGTCGAGATGCACTACCCACCTCACATTCAGGAGGAGTTCAAATTTGCAGTGGGCCATGAAGCGTTCGGCCTGGTCCCTGGCCTCATGATGTATGCCACTATCTGGCTTAGAGAACATAACCGTGTGTGCGACATCCTGAAGCAGGAGCATCCAGACTGGGACGATGAGCGTCTTTTCCAAACAACACGTCTTATACTGATCG GTGAGACCATCAAAATCGTGATTGAGGACTACGTTCAGCACTTGAGCGGCTACCATCTCAAGCTTAAATTTGACCCTGAGCTCCTCTTCAACGAGAGGTTCCAGTACCAGAACCGCATCGCATCTGAGTTCAGCACGCTGTATCACTGGCACCCGCTGATGCCTGACACATTTCACATCCAGAACCAGGTGTATACACACCCCCAGTTTCTCTTCAACAACTCCATAGTGGCACATCACGGGATCAGCAACCTGGTGGAGTCTTTCAGCAAGCAACAGGCTGGCAGG ATCTCTGGTGGAAGGAATCTGCCTGCTGTAGTGCAGAAAATGGCTACTAATGTCCTGGAGCACAGCCGAGAGATGCGTTATCAGTCCTTTAATGCTTACAGGAAGCGTTTCAACATGCAGCCATATAGATCGTTCGAAGAACTGACAG GAGATAAAGAGCTTGCAGCAGATCTTAGGAACCTGTATGGAGATGTGGACTCTCTGGAGCTCTACACTGGGCTTCTGGTGGAGAAAACAAGGCACAATGCTGTGTTTGGAGAGACCATGGTTGAGATGGGTGCCCCCTATTCCCTCAAAGGGCTTCTGGGAAATCCTATCTGCTCACCAGAGTACTGGAAGCCAAGCACGTTTGGTGGCAAAGTGGGATTTGAGATTGTAAACACAGCTTCCCTGAGGAAGCTCGTTTGCCTCAACCTTCAAGGACCTTGCCCATTCGTGTCCTTTAAAGTGCCTGATGACAAAGTGTACAATTTAGCAAACATTAACTTGAATTCAACTCCTGGTGAGGGAGACATCAATCCCACTGTTCTACTGAAAGAACGGACATCAGAgctttaa